The following coding sequences lie in one Prionailurus viverrinus isolate Anna chromosome X, UM_Priviv_1.0, whole genome shotgun sequence genomic window:
- the BCOR gene encoding BCL-6 corepressor isoform X4 — translation MLSATPLYGNVHSWMNSERVRMCGINEDRKIPVNDGDASKARLELREENPLNHNVVDATTGHRIDGLAALSMDRTGLIREGLRVPGNIVYSSLCGLGSEKGREAAASTLGGLGFSSERNPEMQFKPNTPETVEASAVSGKPPNGFSAIYKTPPGIQKSAVPTAETLGLDRPASDKQSPLNINGASYLRLPWVNPYMEGATPAIYPFLDSPNKYSLNMYKALLPQQSYSLAQPLYSPVCTNGERFLYLPPPHYVSPHIPSSLASPMRLSTPSASPAIPPLVHCADKSLPWKMGVSPGNPVDSHAYPHIQNSKQPRVPSAKAVTSGLPGDTALLLPPSPRPSPRVHLPPQPTADSYSEFHKHYARISTSPSVTLSKPYMTVSSEFPSARLSNGKYPKTPEGADSAQPVPGHPRKTAGQDRKDGGSPPLLEKQTVTKDVTDKPLDLSAKVVDVDASKADHMKKMAPTVLVHSRAGSGLVLSGSEIPKETLSPPGSGCAIYRSEIISTAPSSWVVPGPSPNDENNGKNVPPKNKALDWAIPQQRSSSCPRMGGTDAVVANVAGSVSSAGRPASASPAPNATADGCKTGRSSMDTTPSVIQHVGQPPSTPAKHGGSTGSKGAKASNPEPSFKANENGLPPSSIFLSPSEAFRSPPIPYPRSYLPYPAPEGIAISPLSLHGKGPVYPHPVLLPNGSLFPGHLAPKPGLPYGLPTGRPEFVTYQDALGLGMVHPMLIPHTPIEITKDEKPERRSRSHERARYEDPTLRNRFSEMLEASGTKLHPDVPAAADKSLKPSPGWSQGKTVVKSDKLVYVDLLREEPEAKTDANGSKPGFAAESVGQSAEPAKPPADPALQPHRDFIALREELGRISDFHEAYAFKQAPGQSVFSLSKENVPAGTNKENLGMPVATPFLEPTLGSDGPAVTFSKTQEDPKPFCVGSAPPSVDVAPTYTKDGADEAESNDGKVLKPKPSKLAKRIANSAGYVGDRFKCVTTELYADSSQLSREQRALQMEGLQEDSILCLPAAYCERAMMRFSELEMKEREGGHPTAKDSEVCKFSPADWERLKGNPDKKPKSVALEEAIADQNDNERCEYSAGNKHDPFEAPEDKDLPVEKYFVDRQPASEPPADQAAGDMPHSPTLRLDRKRKVSGDSNHTETAAEDLPEDPLLKAKRRRVSKDDWPEREMTNSSSNYLEDPHYSELTNLKVCIELTGLHPKKQRHLLHLRERWEQQVSAAESKPGRQGRKEVTQAVQPEVTAQGNNSPEEKPGRKRAEAKGNRSWSEESLKSSDNEQGLPVFSGSPPMKSLSSTNASGKKQPPPSCAPASRPPAKQQKIKESQKTDVLCTDEEEDCQAASLLQKYTDNSEKPSGKRLCKTKHLIPPEPRHGLSLTGDYYVENTDGKVTVRRFRKRPEPSSDYDLSPAKQDQKPFDRLQQLLPASQSSQLPRSSSPPETTQSRPMPPEARRLIVNKNAGETLLQRAARLGYEEVVLYCLENKICDVNHRDNAGYCALHEACARGWLNIVRHLLEYGADVNCSAQDGTRPLHDAVENDHLEIVRLLLSYGADPTLATYSGRTIMKMTHSELMEKFLTDYLNDLQGRSDEDSNGSWEFYGSAVCEPDDESGYDVLANPPGPEDQDDDDEAYSDVFEFEFSESPLLPCYNIQVSVAQGPRNWLLLSDVLKKLKMSSRIFRCNFPNVEIVTIAEAEFYRQVSASLLFSCSKDLEAFNPESKELLDLVEFTSELQTLLGSSMEWLHPGDMGSDDYW, via the exons ATGCTTTCAGCAACCCCCCTGTATGGGAACGTTCACAGCTGGATGAACAGCGAGAGGGTCCGCATGTGTGGGATCAACGAAGACAG gaaaattcCTGTAAATGATGGTGACGCTTCAAAGGCCAGACTGGAACTGAGGGAGGAGAATCCCTTGAACCACAACGTG GTGGATGCCACTACTGGTCATAGGATCGATGGCCTGGCAGCACTGAGCATGGACCGCACTGGCCTGATCCGGGAAGGGCTTCGCGTCCCCGGCAACATCGTCTACTCTAGCTTGTGCGGACTGGGCTCCGAGAAAGGTCGGGAGGCTGCCGCGAGCACGCTAGGTGGTCTCGGGTTCTCTTCTGAGAGAAATCCAGAAATGCAGTTCAAACCGAACACCCCCGAGACCGTGGAGGCTTCCGCCGTCTCGGGAAAGCCCCCAAACGGCTTCAGTGCTATATATAAGACACCACCCGGAATACAAAAAAGTGCTGTGCCCACAGCCGAAACACTGGGCTTGGACAGGCCTGCCAGCGACAAACAGAGCCCTCTCAACATCAATGGTGCTAGTTACCTGCGGCTGCCCTGGGTCAACCCCTACATGGAGGGGGCCACTCCAGCCATCTACCCGTTCCTTGACTCGCCAAATAAGTATTCACTGAACATGTACAAGGCCTTGCTACCTCAGCAGTCCTACAGCTTGGCCCAGCCGCTGTATTCTCCGGTCTGCACCAACGGGGAGCGCTTTCTCTACCTGCCGCCGCCTCACTACGTCAGTCCCCACATCCCGTCGTCCCTGGCTTCGCCCATGAGGCTCTCGACGCCTTCGGCCTCCCCGGCCATCCCACCTCTGGTCCACTGCGCAGACAAAAGCCTGCCCTGGAAGATGGGCGTCAGTCCCGGGAACCCCGTCGATTCCCACGCCTATCCCCACATCCAGAACAGTAAACAGCCCAGGGTGCCCTCCGCCAAGGCGGTCACCAGTGGCCTGCCCGGGGACACAGCCCTCCTGTTGCCCCCCTCGCCCCGGCCTTCACCCCGCGTCCACCTGCCCCCCCAGCCCACTGCAGACTCCTACTCCGAATTTCACAAGCACTACGCCAGGATCTCCACGTCACCGTCCGTCACCCTGTCAAAGCCATACATGACGGTCAGCAGTGAGTTCCCCTCGGCCAGGCTCTCCAACGGCAAGTATCCTAAGACTCCGGAAGGGGCCGACAGTGCCCAGCCGGTTCCCGGGCACCCCCGGAAAACAGCAGGTCAAGACAGAAAAGACGGGGGCTCGCCGCCTCTGTTGGAGAAGCAGACGGTTACCAAAGACGTCACCGATAAGCCCCTCGACTTGTCTGCTAAAGTGGTAGATGTCGATGCTTCCAAAGCTGACCACATGAAAAAGATGGCTCCCACGGTCCTCGTGCACAGCAGAGCTGGAAGCGGCTTAGTGCTGTCCGGGAGCGAGATTCCGAAAGAAACATTATCTCCTCCCGGAAGCGGCTGTGCTATCTATAGATCTGAAATCATTAGCACGGCTCCCTCGTCCTGGGTGGTGCCCGGGCCGAGCCCTAACGACGAGAACAATGGCAAAAACGTGCCGCCGAAAAACAAGGCCTTGGACTGGGCCATACCACAGCAGCGGAGTTCATCGTGTCCCCGCATGGGCGGCACCGACGCCGTGGTCGCTAACGTCGCAGGGTCGGTATCGAGCGCGGGCCGCCCAGCCTCCGCGTCGCCTGCGCCAAATGCCACCGCAGACGGCTGCAAGACCGGCAGGAGCTCCATGGACACCACGCCGTCCGTCATTCAGCACGTGGGCCAGCCCCCGAGCACGCCGGCCAAGCACGGCGGCAGCACCGGCAGCAAGGGTGCCAAAGCCAGCAACCCGGAGCCGAGCTTCAAAGCGAACGAGAATGGCCTCCCGCCGAGCTCGATATTTCTGTCTCCAAGTGAGGCTTTCAGGTCCCCACCGATCCCCTACCCCAGGAGTTACCTCCCTTACCCAGCGCCCGAGGGCATTGCTATCAGTCCCCTCTCCTTACACGGCAAGGGACCCGTCTACCCCCACCCGGTTTTGTTGCCCAACGGCAGTCTCTTTCCCGGGCACCTTGCCCCAAAGCCCGGACTGCCCTACGGGCTGCCCACAGGCCGGCCGGAGTTTGTCACCTACCAGGACGCACTGGGGTTGGGCATGGTGCATCCCATGTTGATACCTCACACGCCCATCGAGATCACGAAAGACGAGAAGCCAGAGAGGAGGTCCCGCTCCCACGAGAGAGCCCGCTATGAGGACCCGACGCTCCGGAACCGGTTTTCCGAGATGCTGGAAGCTAGCGGCACGAAGTTACACCCGGACGTCCCCGCCGCCGCCGACAAGAGCCTAAAGCCGAGCCCCGGCTGGAGTCAGGGGAAGACGGTCGTCAAGAGCGACAAGCTTGTCTACGTAGACCTTCTCCGCGAAGAGCCAGAGGCCAAAACTGACGCCAACGGGTCCAAACCGGGCTTCGCGGCGGAGAGCGTGGGCCAGAGCGCCGAGCCCGCCAAGCCCCCGGCCGACCCGGCCCTGCAGCCACACCGCGATTTCATCGCCCTGAGAGAGGAGTTGGGGCGCATCAGCGATTTCCACGAAGCTTACGCGTTCAAACAGGCCCCGGGCCAGTCAGTCTTCAGCCTGAGCAAGGAGAACGTTCCAGCGGGGACCAACAAGGAGAACCTGGGGATGCCGGTGGCGACTCCCTTCCTGGAGCCGACTCTGGGGAGCGATGGCCCTGCTGTGACTTTCAGTAAAACCCAAGAGGATCCCAAACCATTTTGCGTGGGCAGTGCCCCACCGAGTGTGGACGTCGCCCCCACCTATACCAAAGATGGAGCCGATGAGGCGGAATCGAACGATGGCAAAGTTCTGAAACCGAAGCCGTCGAAGCTGGCAAAGAGGATCGCCAACTCCGCCGGTTACGTGGGTGACCGATTCAAGTGTGTCACTACCGAACTGTATGCAGATTCCAGCCAGCTCAGCCGGGAGCAGCGGGCCCTGCAG ATGGAAGGATTACAAGAGGACAGTATTTTATGTCTCCCCGCTGCTTACTGTGAG CGTGCAATGATGCGCTTCTCAGAGCTggagatgaaagagagagaaggtggccacCCAACAGCCAAAGACTCCGAGGTGTGCAAATTCAGCCCCGCCGACTGGGAGAGGTTGAAAGGAAATCCGGACAAaaagccaaagtcggtcgccctGGAAGAGGCCATTGCCGACCAGAATGACAATGAGAGAT GCGAATACAGTGCTGGAAACAAACACGATCCCTTTGAAGCGCCAGAGGACAAAGATCTTCCCGTGGAGAAATACTTCGTGGACAGGCAGCCTGCGAGCGAGCCCCCCGCCGACCAGGCGGCCGGGGACATGCCACACAGCCCCACCCTCCGGCTGGACAGAAAGCGCAAAGTCTCAGGTGACAGCAACCACACCGAGACCGCAGCGGAAGACCTGCCGGAGGACCCTCTGCTGAAAGCCAAGCGAAGACGGGTCTCCAAAG ATGACTGGCCTGAGAGGGAAATGACAAACAGTTCCTCTAACTACTTAGAAGACCCACATTATAGTGAGCTGACCAACCTGAAGGTGTGCATTGAATTAACAGGGCTCCATCCTAAAAAGCAACGCCACTTGCTGCACCTTAGAGAACGGTGGGAGCAGCAGGTGTCGGCAGCAGAGAGCAAACCTGGCCggcagggcaggaaggaagtGACCCAGGCAGTTCAGCCTGAGGTCACTGCCCAGGGCAATAACAGCCCCGAAGAGAAACCtggcaggaaaagggcagaggccAAAGGCAACAGAAGCTGGTCGGAGGAGTCCCTCAAATCCAGTGACAACGAACAAG GCTTGCCTGTGTTCTCCGGCTCTCCGCCCATGAAGAGCCTTTCATCCACCAATGCAAGCGGCAAAAAGCAGCCTCCGCCAAGCTGCGCGCCAGCCTCGAGGCCGCCTGCCAAAcagcagaaaattaaagaaagccAGAAGACAGATGTGCTGTGCACAGACGAAGAAGAAGATTGCCAGGCTGCCTCCCTGCTGCAGAAATACACCGACAACAGCGAGAAACCATCCGGGAAGAGACTGTGCAAAACCAAGCATTTGATCCCTCCGGAGCCCAGGCACGGCTTGTCGCTGACCGGAGACTACTATGTGGAGAACACTGACGGCAAG GTGACCGTCCGGAGGTTCAGAAAGCGGCCCGAGCCCAGTTCCGACTACGATTTGTCACCAGCCAAGCAGGACCAGAAGCCCTTCGACCGTTTGCAACAACTGCTGCCGGCTTCCCAGTCCTCCCAGCTGCCGCGCTCAAGCTCCCCTCCCGAGACCACCCAGTCGCGCCCGATGCCGCCAGAAGCACGGAGACTTATTGTCAATAAGAACGCAGGCGAGACCCTCCTGCAGCGGGCAGCCCGCCTTGGCTACGAG GAAGTGGTCTTGTACTGCCTGGAGAACAAGATTTGTGACGTGAACCATCGAGACAACGCGGGTTACTGTGCCCTGCACGAGGCTTGTGCCAGGGGGTGGCTCAACATTGTGCGACACCTCCTTGAATATGGCGCGGACGTCAACTGCAGTGCCCAGGACGGAACCAG ACCTCTCCACGATGCCGTCGAGAACGATCACTTGGAAATCGTCCGTTTGCTCCTCTCTTATGGTGCTGACCCCACTTTGGCTACGTACTCAGGTAGAACCATCATGAAAATGACCCACAGCGAGCTTATGGAAAAGTTTTTAACAG ATTATTTAAATGACCTACAGGGTCGCAGCGACGAAGATTCCAATGGCTCCTGGGAGTTCTATGGCAGCGCTGTGTGCG AGCCAGATGACGAAAGCGGATATGACGTTTTGGCAAACCCCCCGGGGCCGGAGGACCAGGATGACGACGATGAGGCCTACAGCGACGTGTTTGAATTTGAGTTCTCAGAAAGCCCCCTCTTACCGTGTTACAACATCCAAGTGTCCGTCGCTCAGGG GCCTCGAAACTGGCTGTTGCTCTCGGACGTGCTCAAGAAACTGAAGATGTCCTCTCGCATATTCCGGTGCAACTTCCCAAATGTGGAAATCGTCACCATCGCAGAGGCAGAGTTTTACCGGCAAGTTTCGGCAAGTCTCCTGTTCTCTTGCTCCAAAGACCTGGAAGCCTTTAACCCCGAAAGCAAGGAGCTCTTAGACCTGGTGGAGTTCACCAGCGAGCTTCAGACTCTGCTGGGCTCGTCCATGGAGTGGCTCCACCCCGGCGACATGGGCTCGGACGACTACTGGTGA
- the BCOR gene encoding BCL-6 corepressor isoform X5, with amino-acid sequence MLSATPLYGNVHSWMNSERVRMCGINEDRKIPVNDGDASKARLELREENPLNHNVVDATTGHRIDGLAALSMDRTGLIREGLRVPGNIVYSSLCGLGSEKGREAAASTLGGLGFSSERNPEMQFKPNTPETVEASAVSGKPPNGFSAIYKTPPGIQKSAVPTAETLGLDRPASDKQSPLNINGASYLRLPWVNPYMEGATPAIYPFLDSPNKYSLNMYKALLPQQSYSLAQPLYSPVCTNGERFLYLPPPHYVSPHIPSSLASPMRLSTPSASPAIPPLVHCADKSLPWKMGVSPGNPVDSHAYPHIQNSKQPRVPSAKAVTSGLPGDTALLLPPSPRPSPRVHLPPQPTADSYSEFHKHYARISTSPSVTLSKPYMTVSSEFPSARLSNGKYPKTPEGADSAQPVPGHPRKTAGQDRKDGGSPPLLEKQTVTKDVTDKPLDLSAKVVDVDASKADHMKKMAPTVLVHSRAGSGLVLSGSEIPKETLSPPGSGCAIYRSEIISTAPSSWVVPGPSPNDENNGKNVPPKNKALDWAIPQQRSSSCPRMGGTDAVVANVAGSVSSAGRPASASPAPNATADGCKTGRSSMDTTPSVIQHVGQPPSTPAKHGGSTGSKGAKASNPEPSFKANENGLPPSSIFLSPSEAFRSPPIPYPRSYLPYPAPEGIAISPLSLHGKGPVYPHPVLLPNGSLFPGHLAPKPGLPYGLPTGRPEFVTYQDALGLGMVHPMLIPHTPIEITKDEKPERRSRSHERARYEDPTLRNRFSEMLEASGTKLHPDVPAAADKSLKPSPGWSQGKTVVKSDKLVYVDLLREEPEAKTDANGSKPGFAAESVGQSAEPAKPPADPALQPHRDFIALREELGRISDFHEAYAFKQAPGQSVFSLSKENVPAGTNKENLGMPVATPFLEPTLGSDGPAVTFSKTQEDPKPFCVGSAPPSVDVAPTYTKDGADEAESNDGKVLKPKPSKLAKRIANSAGYVGDRFKCVTTELYADSSQLSREQRALQMEGLQEDSILCLPAAYCERAMMRFSELEMKEREGGHPTAKDSEVCKFSPADWERLKGNPDKKPKSVALEEAIADQNDNERCEYSAGNKHDPFEAPEDKDLPVEKYFVDRQPASEPPADQAAGDMPHSPTLRLDRKRKVSGDSNHTETAAEDLPEDPLLKAKRRRVSKGLHPKKQRHLLHLRERWEQQVSAAESKPGRQGRKEVTQAVQPEVTAQGNNSPEEKPGRKRAEAKGNRSWSEESLKSSDNEQGLPVFSGSPPMKSLSSTNASGKKQPPPSCAPASRPPAKQQKIKESQKTDVLCTDEEEDCQAASLLQKYTDNSEKPSGKRLCKTKHLIPPEPRHGLSLTGDYYVENTDGKVTVRRFRKRPEPSSDYDLSPAKQDQKPFDRLQQLLPASQSSQLPRSSSPPETTQSRPMPPEARRLIVNKNAGETLLQRAARLGYEEVVLYCLENKICDVNHRDNAGYCALHEACARGWLNIVRHLLEYGADVNCSAQDGTRPLHDAVENDHLEIVRLLLSYGADPTLATYSGRTIMKMTHSELMEKFLTDYLNDLQGRSDEDSNGSWEFYGSAVCEPDDESGYDVLANPPGPEDQDDDDEAYSDVFEFEFSESPLLPCYNIQVSVAQGPRNWLLLSDVLKKLKMSSRIFRCNFPNVEIVTIAEAEFYRQVSASLLFSCSKDLEAFNPESKELLDLVEFTSELQTLLGSSMEWLHPGDMGSDDYW; translated from the exons ATGCTTTCAGCAACCCCCCTGTATGGGAACGTTCACAGCTGGATGAACAGCGAGAGGGTCCGCATGTGTGGGATCAACGAAGACAG gaaaattcCTGTAAATGATGGTGACGCTTCAAAGGCCAGACTGGAACTGAGGGAGGAGAATCCCTTGAACCACAACGTG GTGGATGCCACTACTGGTCATAGGATCGATGGCCTGGCAGCACTGAGCATGGACCGCACTGGCCTGATCCGGGAAGGGCTTCGCGTCCCCGGCAACATCGTCTACTCTAGCTTGTGCGGACTGGGCTCCGAGAAAGGTCGGGAGGCTGCCGCGAGCACGCTAGGTGGTCTCGGGTTCTCTTCTGAGAGAAATCCAGAAATGCAGTTCAAACCGAACACCCCCGAGACCGTGGAGGCTTCCGCCGTCTCGGGAAAGCCCCCAAACGGCTTCAGTGCTATATATAAGACACCACCCGGAATACAAAAAAGTGCTGTGCCCACAGCCGAAACACTGGGCTTGGACAGGCCTGCCAGCGACAAACAGAGCCCTCTCAACATCAATGGTGCTAGTTACCTGCGGCTGCCCTGGGTCAACCCCTACATGGAGGGGGCCACTCCAGCCATCTACCCGTTCCTTGACTCGCCAAATAAGTATTCACTGAACATGTACAAGGCCTTGCTACCTCAGCAGTCCTACAGCTTGGCCCAGCCGCTGTATTCTCCGGTCTGCACCAACGGGGAGCGCTTTCTCTACCTGCCGCCGCCTCACTACGTCAGTCCCCACATCCCGTCGTCCCTGGCTTCGCCCATGAGGCTCTCGACGCCTTCGGCCTCCCCGGCCATCCCACCTCTGGTCCACTGCGCAGACAAAAGCCTGCCCTGGAAGATGGGCGTCAGTCCCGGGAACCCCGTCGATTCCCACGCCTATCCCCACATCCAGAACAGTAAACAGCCCAGGGTGCCCTCCGCCAAGGCGGTCACCAGTGGCCTGCCCGGGGACACAGCCCTCCTGTTGCCCCCCTCGCCCCGGCCTTCACCCCGCGTCCACCTGCCCCCCCAGCCCACTGCAGACTCCTACTCCGAATTTCACAAGCACTACGCCAGGATCTCCACGTCACCGTCCGTCACCCTGTCAAAGCCATACATGACGGTCAGCAGTGAGTTCCCCTCGGCCAGGCTCTCCAACGGCAAGTATCCTAAGACTCCGGAAGGGGCCGACAGTGCCCAGCCGGTTCCCGGGCACCCCCGGAAAACAGCAGGTCAAGACAGAAAAGACGGGGGCTCGCCGCCTCTGTTGGAGAAGCAGACGGTTACCAAAGACGTCACCGATAAGCCCCTCGACTTGTCTGCTAAAGTGGTAGATGTCGATGCTTCCAAAGCTGACCACATGAAAAAGATGGCTCCCACGGTCCTCGTGCACAGCAGAGCTGGAAGCGGCTTAGTGCTGTCCGGGAGCGAGATTCCGAAAGAAACATTATCTCCTCCCGGAAGCGGCTGTGCTATCTATAGATCTGAAATCATTAGCACGGCTCCCTCGTCCTGGGTGGTGCCCGGGCCGAGCCCTAACGACGAGAACAATGGCAAAAACGTGCCGCCGAAAAACAAGGCCTTGGACTGGGCCATACCACAGCAGCGGAGTTCATCGTGTCCCCGCATGGGCGGCACCGACGCCGTGGTCGCTAACGTCGCAGGGTCGGTATCGAGCGCGGGCCGCCCAGCCTCCGCGTCGCCTGCGCCAAATGCCACCGCAGACGGCTGCAAGACCGGCAGGAGCTCCATGGACACCACGCCGTCCGTCATTCAGCACGTGGGCCAGCCCCCGAGCACGCCGGCCAAGCACGGCGGCAGCACCGGCAGCAAGGGTGCCAAAGCCAGCAACCCGGAGCCGAGCTTCAAAGCGAACGAGAATGGCCTCCCGCCGAGCTCGATATTTCTGTCTCCAAGTGAGGCTTTCAGGTCCCCACCGATCCCCTACCCCAGGAGTTACCTCCCTTACCCAGCGCCCGAGGGCATTGCTATCAGTCCCCTCTCCTTACACGGCAAGGGACCCGTCTACCCCCACCCGGTTTTGTTGCCCAACGGCAGTCTCTTTCCCGGGCACCTTGCCCCAAAGCCCGGACTGCCCTACGGGCTGCCCACAGGCCGGCCGGAGTTTGTCACCTACCAGGACGCACTGGGGTTGGGCATGGTGCATCCCATGTTGATACCTCACACGCCCATCGAGATCACGAAAGACGAGAAGCCAGAGAGGAGGTCCCGCTCCCACGAGAGAGCCCGCTATGAGGACCCGACGCTCCGGAACCGGTTTTCCGAGATGCTGGAAGCTAGCGGCACGAAGTTACACCCGGACGTCCCCGCCGCCGCCGACAAGAGCCTAAAGCCGAGCCCCGGCTGGAGTCAGGGGAAGACGGTCGTCAAGAGCGACAAGCTTGTCTACGTAGACCTTCTCCGCGAAGAGCCAGAGGCCAAAACTGACGCCAACGGGTCCAAACCGGGCTTCGCGGCGGAGAGCGTGGGCCAGAGCGCCGAGCCCGCCAAGCCCCCGGCCGACCCGGCCCTGCAGCCACACCGCGATTTCATCGCCCTGAGAGAGGAGTTGGGGCGCATCAGCGATTTCCACGAAGCTTACGCGTTCAAACAGGCCCCGGGCCAGTCAGTCTTCAGCCTGAGCAAGGAGAACGTTCCAGCGGGGACCAACAAGGAGAACCTGGGGATGCCGGTGGCGACTCCCTTCCTGGAGCCGACTCTGGGGAGCGATGGCCCTGCTGTGACTTTCAGTAAAACCCAAGAGGATCCCAAACCATTTTGCGTGGGCAGTGCCCCACCGAGTGTGGACGTCGCCCCCACCTATACCAAAGATGGAGCCGATGAGGCGGAATCGAACGATGGCAAAGTTCTGAAACCGAAGCCGTCGAAGCTGGCAAAGAGGATCGCCAACTCCGCCGGTTACGTGGGTGACCGATTCAAGTGTGTCACTACCGAACTGTATGCAGATTCCAGCCAGCTCAGCCGGGAGCAGCGGGCCCTGCAG ATGGAAGGATTACAAGAGGACAGTATTTTATGTCTCCCCGCTGCTTACTGTGAG CGTGCAATGATGCGCTTCTCAGAGCTggagatgaaagagagagaaggtggccacCCAACAGCCAAAGACTCCGAGGTGTGCAAATTCAGCCCCGCCGACTGGGAGAGGTTGAAAGGAAATCCGGACAAaaagccaaagtcggtcgccctGGAAGAGGCCATTGCCGACCAGAATGACAATGAGAGAT GCGAATACAGTGCTGGAAACAAACACGATCCCTTTGAAGCGCCAGAGGACAAAGATCTTCCCGTGGAGAAATACTTCGTGGACAGGCAGCCTGCGAGCGAGCCCCCCGCCGACCAGGCGGCCGGGGACATGCCACACAGCCCCACCCTCCGGCTGGACAGAAAGCGCAAAGTCTCAGGTGACAGCAACCACACCGAGACCGCAGCGGAAGACCTGCCGGAGGACCCTCTGCTGAAAGCCAAGCGAAGACGGGTCTCCAAAG GGCTCCATCCTAAAAAGCAACGCCACTTGCTGCACCTTAGAGAACGGTGGGAGCAGCAGGTGTCGGCAGCAGAGAGCAAACCTGGCCggcagggcaggaaggaagtGACCCAGGCAGTTCAGCCTGAGGTCACTGCCCAGGGCAATAACAGCCCCGAAGAGAAACCtggcaggaaaagggcagaggccAAAGGCAACAGAAGCTGGTCGGAGGAGTCCCTCAAATCCAGTGACAACGAACAAG GCTTGCCTGTGTTCTCCGGCTCTCCGCCCATGAAGAGCCTTTCATCCACCAATGCAAGCGGCAAAAAGCAGCCTCCGCCAAGCTGCGCGCCAGCCTCGAGGCCGCCTGCCAAAcagcagaaaattaaagaaagccAGAAGACAGATGTGCTGTGCACAGACGAAGAAGAAGATTGCCAGGCTGCCTCCCTGCTGCAGAAATACACCGACAACAGCGAGAAACCATCCGGGAAGAGACTGTGCAAAACCAAGCATTTGATCCCTCCGGAGCCCAGGCACGGCTTGTCGCTGACCGGAGACTACTATGTGGAGAACACTGACGGCAAG GTGACCGTCCGGAGGTTCAGAAAGCGGCCCGAGCCCAGTTCCGACTACGATTTGTCACCAGCCAAGCAGGACCAGAAGCCCTTCGACCGTTTGCAACAACTGCTGCCGGCTTCCCAGTCCTCCCAGCTGCCGCGCTCAAGCTCCCCTCCCGAGACCACCCAGTCGCGCCCGATGCCGCCAGAAGCACGGAGACTTATTGTCAATAAGAACGCAGGCGAGACCCTCCTGCAGCGGGCAGCCCGCCTTGGCTACGAG GAAGTGGTCTTGTACTGCCTGGAGAACAAGATTTGTGACGTGAACCATCGAGACAACGCGGGTTACTGTGCCCTGCACGAGGCTTGTGCCAGGGGGTGGCTCAACATTGTGCGACACCTCCTTGAATATGGCGCGGACGTCAACTGCAGTGCCCAGGACGGAACCAG ACCTCTCCACGATGCCGTCGAGAACGATCACTTGGAAATCGTCCGTTTGCTCCTCTCTTATGGTGCTGACCCCACTTTGGCTACGTACTCAGGTAGAACCATCATGAAAATGACCCACAGCGAGCTTATGGAAAAGTTTTTAACAG ATTATTTAAATGACCTACAGGGTCGCAGCGACGAAGATTCCAATGGCTCCTGGGAGTTCTATGGCAGCGCTGTGTGCG AGCCAGATGACGAAAGCGGATATGACGTTTTGGCAAACCCCCCGGGGCCGGAGGACCAGGATGACGACGATGAGGCCTACAGCGACGTGTTTGAATTTGAGTTCTCAGAAAGCCCCCTCTTACCGTGTTACAACATCCAAGTGTCCGTCGCTCAGGG GCCTCGAAACTGGCTGTTGCTCTCGGACGTGCTCAAGAAACTGAAGATGTCCTCTCGCATATTCCGGTGCAACTTCCCAAATGTGGAAATCGTCACCATCGCAGAGGCAGAGTTTTACCGGCAAGTTTCGGCAAGTCTCCTGTTCTCTTGCTCCAAAGACCTGGAAGCCTTTAACCCCGAAAGCAAGGAGCTCTTAGACCTGGTGGAGTTCACCAGCGAGCTTCAGACTCTGCTGGGCTCGTCCATGGAGTGGCTCCACCCCGGCGACATGGGCTCGGACGACTACTGGTGA